The Candidatus Micrarchaeota archaeon genomic interval CACGTACTTCTTTTCACCGTCCGTATCGGTGAACTGTATGTTGAACGGTCTGGAGAAATTCTGACCCAGCAGATGCGTTGAAGGTAACTGTATCACCTTACCGTCGGGCATCATCGTATCGGCAGCAAACGTGTCCACGGCACCGGCAAACTTGTCCCATTTCGGCCGTTTGAAGAAAATGAAGGGTATGCAGAACCTCTTATGCACAACGTTCTCCGTCATCTCCATATCCCGCTTGACCTGGTTTATCGCCTCTTCTTCTGTGGCGAAACAGTCGTGAGATTCCAACCAGAAGAATTCCCTACTCCTCAAAAACGGTCGCGTGGCTTTTGTTTCGTACCGGTACACCGAAGCCCTTTGGTACATCTTGAAAGGCAGATCCTTTCTACCCTGGATCCATAACGAGTACATCCTGTACATAGCGGTCTCGCTTGTCGGACGAAGTGCCAGTTTCTCTTCGAACTTTTCCCCGGCACCGTGTTCGGTTACCCAGAACACCTCAGGAGTGAATCCTTCCACATGTTCCGCTTCGAGTTTGAAATTCGATTCCGGGATGAGTAAAGGGAACCAGGCAGGTTTGTGACCGGTCCTCAGTAACTCCTTTTCGTAGATATCGTACATCTTTTCCATCGTTATAACAGACCACGGCATGTAAACAACAAACCCTTTTACATTGTACCTCAGGTCCGCCAATCCTGCTTCTTTGACGATCTCAGTGAACCATTCCGAGAAGTTCTTTTCTTTGGAGACCTTCATCGAACCACCACCATACCGAAAGATTCTGTTTCAAACCCGACAGACCGTCTTTCATGACCGGTTCACGGCAAAGGTTCAAGATGTCTTATTAACTAACATACTTTTAAATAGTTTCCCGTACAACTTTTTTACATATCGTATATTGCATGTTTTGTATGTTTTGCGTGTTGTGTGTTATGTTCGGTTACGGGTGGGAGGTGTCGGATGTGAGAATAGATTTCGGGTCCAACATCGAAAAAACGTTGTACGACGTGTTCAGCAAGATATGCGAGAAGTTGGGGCACAACCCCTCTGAATATACACGTCCGGGAGGGTTCGATTCAACGGTGGTAGAATGGACATGGATAGACGGAGGGTCGTATCTCCTGTCCAGACGTGTGGAACTCGCCTTCGGCAAACCGTTCGTCAAGATAGACATATTCGTGGGAAGTGTACACATCACGCAGGACGACCTGAGGAAGGAATTGTTCGGACCTGATCCGTCGCGACTCTGGTACATCTATCATGATAAAGAGTTGCGTCAG includes:
- a CDS encoding proline--tRNA ligase, with product MKVSKEKNFSEWFTEIVKEAGLADLRYNVKGFVVYMPWSVITMEKMYDIYEKELLRTGHKPAWFPLLIPESNFKLEAEHVEGFTPEVFWVTEHGAGEKFEEKLALRPTSETAMYRMYSLWIQGRKDLPFKMYQRASVYRYETKATRPFLRSREFFWLESHDCFATEEEAINQVKRDMEMTENVVHKRFCIPFIFFKRPKWDKFAGAVDTFAADTMMPDGKVIQLPSTHLLGQNFSRPFNIQFTDTDGEKKYVWQTCYGPAITRIYGAMISILGDDKGLRLPFELAPIQIVIIPIFTDENKEKIVEYCRQVESMLTVGSKRYCEEWRIKVDLSENTPGYKFNEWEMKGVPIRLEVGQKEMDSQTVTVVIRTRKGRETVPLDNLIETIKEKGEQVTEDLRKWADEQFENVITDAKTMDELKTVLEKGGFARVPLCSIDEDGKECADWIKAETHGNIRGVRFDRDEKPDPEDKCIWCGKPARYIVYIARQY